A genomic segment from Rhodothermus sp. encodes:
- a CDS encoding TolC family protein has protein sequence MVYTIRLYLWIGVLLLLGLGCAAPRDLAWQPPRPLAADQLAYRPPKRPVFDAAADTSRTVAQLTLEAALRYTLRFNPELQAAAWEVRAREARVLQAGLWPNPELESDIDGAGATGPGLDPQDREMSLVLTQELPLGGDQGAARRQAMQEARLAGWNYEAVRLELVARTRQAFIEVLTAQERLRLADSLLQLARRFEAAVQARVSAGKAPPFEARRAMVVRANAELAAREAAQMLKAARRQLRSLWGPAGPRFDRVIGTLGEIEPVPSFAMLRPLLAQHPALAQFVARRALQQSALQLAQARRIPNLNLVAGLVRYGNTGTQAFRLGLRLPLPLFDRQQGNIQEVRYRLLQTETEAEAVRQALLRRLALAHARLLTSYQAVQQLQQEVLPAAREIFAVIEQGYREGKFDLLTVLDAQRTLLETTNQYLDALRDYHQARAEVEALIAQPLNRLSH, from the coding sequence ATGGTTTATACTATCCGTTTGTACCTGTGGATTGGTGTACTTTTGCTGTTGGGATTGGGCTGTGCAGCGCCGCGTGATCTGGCCTGGCAACCGCCTCGTCCTCTGGCCGCAGACCAGCTGGCCTATCGGCCGCCCAAGCGTCCAGTTTTCGACGCCGCAGCCGATACCAGTCGCACCGTAGCTCAGCTTACCCTCGAAGCAGCGCTCCGCTACACGCTGCGCTTTAATCCCGAACTGCAGGCCGCCGCCTGGGAAGTACGTGCTCGCGAGGCCCGTGTATTACAGGCCGGACTGTGGCCCAATCCGGAACTTGAATCAGACATAGATGGAGCAGGCGCGACAGGCCCGGGGCTGGATCCGCAGGACCGGGAAATGAGCCTGGTCCTCACCCAGGAGTTACCGCTGGGCGGGGACCAGGGAGCGGCCCGCCGGCAGGCTATGCAGGAAGCGCGGCTGGCCGGCTGGAACTATGAAGCGGTGCGTCTGGAACTGGTGGCACGTACCCGTCAGGCGTTTATCGAAGTGCTCACGGCCCAGGAGCGGCTGCGCCTCGCCGATAGCCTGTTACAGCTTGCCAGGCGCTTTGAGGCGGCCGTCCAGGCACGCGTATCGGCCGGCAAGGCCCCGCCGTTTGAGGCACGCCGTGCCATGGTAGTGCGGGCCAATGCGGAGCTGGCAGCCCGGGAAGCAGCCCAGATGCTGAAAGCTGCTCGCCGCCAACTACGCAGTCTCTGGGGACCCGCAGGTCCGCGCTTCGATCGCGTGATAGGCACCCTGGGCGAAATCGAACCGGTGCCTTCATTTGCCATGCTCCGCCCACTACTTGCCCAACATCCAGCGCTGGCGCAGTTTGTAGCCCGCCGTGCCTTACAGCAATCGGCCCTGCAACTGGCTCAGGCCCGACGGATTCCCAATTTGAATCTGGTAGCCGGCCTGGTCCGCTACGGAAACACAGGGACCCAGGCCTTTCGCCTGGGACTACGACTTCCGCTCCCGCTGTTCGACCGACAGCAGGGCAACATCCAGGAAGTCCGCTACCGTCTGCTGCAGACCGAAACCGAAGCAGAAGCGGTGCGCCAGGCCCTGCTCCGACGTCTGGCGCTGGCGCATGCGCGCCTGCTCACTTCCTACCAGGCCGTCCAACAACTGCAACAGGAGGTGCTACCTGCCGCCCGAGAAATCTTTGCTGTCATCGAGCAGGGGTATCGCGAAGGCAAATTTGACCTGCTGACCGTGCTGGATGCACAGCGCACCCTGCTGGAAACGACCAATCAGTATCTCGATGCACTGCGGGATTATCACCAGGCGCGAGCTGAGGTCGAGGCGTTAATCGCCCAACCGTTGAATCGTCTGTCCCACTAA
- a CDS encoding efflux RND transporter periplasmic adaptor subunit produces MWIDKAYVLAFLSAGLLLIATGCQSGDADPPPESTTEANHSEAEADHLEAVSLEQIDLEDFAIEIDTAGPGTLAFTKTFPGEVRVNEDQFAHVVPRLSGIVREVYVTLGDHVEAGQLMAVLESRELAELKANYLDALARLELAQATYEREARLYREKVSSEQEYLEARQALAEAQIALRSAAQKLLALGFSQRYIEALPDQPDSLLRLYQLRAPIRGTVVAKHIVQGEAVEAFTTVFTVADLSTVWVDLSIYQQDLARIREGQRVTILGLNHQEEGIISYVQPLVEEDRRTGLARVVLPNPHGLWKPGLFVTGQIVIGRQRYEVVVPRGAIQTMDDAPIVFVPTPEGFVPRRVQIAAETDSLIALADGLAAGEPYVVQGAFTLKAELEKEEIGEGHGH; encoded by the coding sequence ATGTGGATCGATAAAGCCTATGTGCTGGCGTTTCTGAGTGCCGGGTTGCTGTTGATCGCTACCGGCTGTCAATCTGGCGACGCGGACCCTCCACCGGAGAGTACCACGGAGGCAAACCATTCAGAGGCCGAGGCTGACCATCTCGAAGCGGTCAGCCTGGAACAGATTGATCTGGAAGACTTTGCGATCGAAATCGATACCGCAGGCCCTGGAACGCTGGCCTTTACCAAAACCTTCCCGGGGGAGGTACGCGTCAACGAGGATCAATTCGCGCACGTGGTCCCTCGGCTGTCCGGGATCGTACGTGAGGTTTATGTAACGCTGGGCGACCATGTGGAGGCAGGCCAGCTCATGGCCGTCCTGGAAAGCCGCGAGCTGGCCGAACTGAAGGCCAACTATCTGGATGCGCTGGCTCGCCTGGAACTGGCCCAGGCCACCTATGAACGGGAAGCCCGCCTGTACCGGGAGAAGGTTTCCTCGGAGCAAGAATATCTGGAAGCCCGTCAGGCGCTGGCAGAAGCCCAGATTGCATTACGTTCGGCTGCGCAAAAACTGCTTGCGTTAGGATTCTCTCAGCGCTATATCGAAGCCCTCCCTGACCAGCCTGACAGCCTGCTGCGCCTCTATCAGTTGCGTGCGCCTATCCGGGGTACGGTAGTCGCCAAACACATCGTTCAGGGAGAAGCCGTCGAAGCCTTTACCACCGTTTTCACGGTGGCCGACCTGTCCACCGTCTGGGTCGATCTGTCAATCTATCAGCAGGATCTGGCCCGTATCCGTGAAGGCCAACGGGTCACTATCCTGGGCCTGAATCATCAAGAAGAAGGCATCATCTCCTATGTTCAACCGCTGGTTGAAGAAGACCGGCGCACCGGACTGGCCCGCGTGGTGCTACCTAACCCCCACGGCCTCTGGAAGCCGGGCCTGTTCGTCACCGGTCAGATCGTAATCGGACGACAGCGCTACGAGGTAGTCGTGCCACGGGGTGCCATTCAGACGATGGATGATGCGCCCATTGTCTTCGTCCCAACCCCGGAAGGTTTCGTGCCGCGACGCGTCCAGATCGCAGCTGAAACCGACAGCCTGATCGCCCTCGCCGATGGATTGGCTGCCGGCGAACCCTATGTCGTACAGGGGGCCTTTACCCTGAAAGCCGAACTGGAAAAAGAAGAAATCGGCGAGGGTCACGGCCATTAA
- a CDS encoding CusA/CzcA family heavy metal efflux RND transporter, whose product MRKLIDFALRNRLLVLSLGLLVMGAGWYAYTRLPVDAFPDVSPSLVQVFTVTRGLAPQEVEQYVTYPIERAMSGLPRLKQIRSVSNFGLSVVNIYFEDGTDIYFARQVVGERLQEVREQIPPGFGEPQMGPISTGMGLVLFYYLEDTTGRYSLEELRTIQDWVVKPMLESVPGVTEVLGIGGFERQFQVNVDPNALLRYGVTMAELVEAIEANNLNVGAQFIEQHGEQFVIRSEGLATGISDIENIVVKTVDGTPIYVRDLARVEIGGAIRRGLQTRNGIEEVVAGMVIKLYGTNASTVIARVEEKLAQIEDVLPPGIRIVPYYEQKTLVEAAVSTVTNALWQGILLVILVLVAFLGSWRPSVVVALSIPFSVLLSTLFMGQLDISANLMSLGGLAIAIGMMVDGAIVMVENVDRHLRNAAPDEPRLHVVARACLEVARPVAFAIAIIVIVFLPLFTLQGVEGKTFRPLAYTTALAMFGSLVFALVVAPVLSSLVMRRSSSNRTPIGERVIQRLLHFYRPLVTFFVQRRTWAIALAGGLLLLGATAFPFLGSEFTPTLQEGTIVLRLTMAPSISLTEAKATTQRVERRLMQIPEVIGVVTRIGRGEVGAHSDPINSAEMYILLKERDEWRVDNQEELLALIRRELGTLPGVLTNFTQPIQMTVDELLEGVRAELAVKLFGDDLETLKQKADEIVAVLQTIEGARDVQADQITGTPQIRIVVDRAAIARYGINVADVQRTIEAAIGGVEAGLVFEGVRRFPIYVRYQAPYRSTPEQIRQLLIPAPGGIHVPLAELASVEEVIGPRQITREDLQRFITIQLNVEGRDIGSFVAEAQRAIRERIELPPGYFITWGGQFELQQQANRRLMLVIPITLLIVLVLLYSTFNSVRNAALIILNIPLALVGGILGLWLTGQHLSVPASVGFIALFGIALENGLVLVSYINQLIRDGWSIDRAAIQGALLRLRPVLMTALTTSLGLFPLLFSQGTGAEVQRPLATVVVGGLFTSTILTLLVLPALYKWFAIRLPYDQPPRSS is encoded by the coding sequence ATGCGTAAGCTGATAGATTTTGCCCTGCGGAATCGTCTGCTGGTGCTCTCGCTGGGCCTGCTGGTGATGGGCGCTGGATGGTATGCGTACACGCGCCTGCCCGTTGATGCTTTCCCGGATGTTTCGCCTTCGCTGGTCCAGGTGTTCACGGTAACACGCGGGCTGGCCCCCCAGGAAGTTGAACAGTACGTCACCTATCCGATTGAGCGGGCTATGAGCGGACTGCCTCGACTGAAGCAGATCCGCTCGGTCTCTAACTTTGGCCTGTCGGTCGTCAACATCTACTTTGAAGATGGCACCGACATTTACTTTGCCCGACAGGTGGTCGGAGAACGCCTGCAAGAAGTGCGTGAACAGATCCCGCCCGGCTTTGGTGAACCCCAGATGGGGCCTATCTCCACGGGCATGGGTCTGGTCCTGTTCTACTATCTGGAGGACACCACGGGCCGCTATTCCCTGGAGGAGCTGCGCACCATCCAGGACTGGGTCGTCAAACCCATGCTCGAATCGGTGCCGGGGGTGACCGAGGTGCTTGGCATCGGCGGTTTTGAACGTCAGTTCCAGGTCAACGTCGATCCGAACGCTCTGCTGCGCTATGGCGTCACAATGGCCGAGCTCGTCGAGGCCATCGAAGCTAACAACCTGAACGTAGGCGCCCAGTTCATCGAACAGCACGGCGAACAGTTCGTCATTCGCTCCGAAGGACTGGCCACTGGCATCTCGGATATTGAAAACATTGTAGTCAAAACCGTCGATGGCACACCGATCTATGTACGGGACCTGGCCCGGGTAGAAATCGGTGGTGCAATTCGTCGAGGACTGCAAACGCGCAATGGCATAGAGGAAGTCGTCGCGGGCATGGTGATCAAGCTCTATGGGACCAATGCCTCGACCGTCATTGCCCGCGTCGAAGAAAAACTGGCCCAGATAGAAGACGTACTGCCACCAGGTATTCGCATTGTCCCCTACTATGAACAAAAGACGCTGGTTGAGGCTGCCGTTTCCACCGTGACCAATGCGCTCTGGCAGGGCATCCTGCTGGTGATCCTGGTGCTGGTCGCGTTTCTGGGGTCCTGGCGGCCCAGCGTGGTGGTGGCCCTTTCCATTCCTTTCTCGGTGTTGCTGTCTACGCTGTTCATGGGGCAGCTGGACATCTCGGCCAATTTGATGTCGCTGGGTGGGCTGGCCATCGCCATCGGGATGATGGTCGACGGTGCCATTGTGATGGTGGAAAACGTGGATCGCCATCTCCGCAATGCAGCGCCCGACGAACCACGACTCCATGTTGTCGCCCGGGCCTGCTTGGAAGTAGCTCGGCCGGTCGCGTTTGCCATTGCGATCATCGTGATCGTCTTCCTACCGTTGTTTACCCTGCAGGGTGTCGAGGGCAAAACGTTCCGGCCGCTGGCCTATACCACCGCGCTGGCCATGTTCGGCTCGCTGGTCTTTGCGCTGGTGGTGGCCCCCGTGCTCTCCAGTCTCGTCATGCGTCGGTCCTCTTCAAACCGCACGCCCATTGGAGAACGCGTCATTCAGCGACTGTTGCACTTTTACCGGCCGCTGGTCACGTTCTTTGTGCAGCGTCGCACCTGGGCTATTGCCCTGGCTGGGGGGCTACTGTTACTGGGCGCTACGGCCTTTCCATTTCTGGGCAGTGAATTTACGCCGACCCTACAGGAGGGCACCATCGTGCTTCGTCTGACCATGGCGCCTTCCATTTCACTCACCGAGGCTAAGGCCACCACGCAGCGCGTCGAACGTCGCCTCATGCAGATTCCGGAGGTCATTGGGGTCGTTACTCGAATCGGCCGCGGCGAAGTTGGCGCGCACAGCGATCCCATCAACTCTGCCGAGATGTATATCCTGCTGAAAGAACGCGACGAATGGCGCGTAGACAACCAGGAGGAGCTACTCGCGCTCATTCGGCGGGAGCTGGGCACCCTCCCGGGCGTGCTGACCAACTTTACGCAGCCCATCCAGATGACCGTCGATGAACTGCTTGAAGGCGTGCGGGCGGAGCTGGCCGTCAAGCTCTTTGGCGACGATCTGGAAACGCTCAAGCAAAAGGCGGACGAGATCGTGGCCGTACTTCAGACCATCGAGGGCGCCCGCGATGTGCAGGCCGACCAGATCACCGGCACGCCTCAGATCCGCATCGTGGTCGACCGAGCTGCTATTGCCCGCTATGGGATCAATGTGGCTGACGTGCAACGTACCATTGAAGCGGCCATTGGAGGCGTAGAAGCGGGGCTGGTCTTCGAGGGGGTACGCCGCTTCCCCATCTACGTACGCTATCAGGCCCCCTATCGGTCGACCCCGGAGCAGATTCGTCAACTGCTTATTCCGGCGCCCGGTGGCATCCACGTCCCCCTGGCAGAGCTGGCCAGCGTGGAGGAAGTCATTGGCCCGCGCCAGATCACACGCGAAGACCTCCAACGTTTTATCACCATCCAGCTTAATGTAGAAGGCCGAGATATCGGCTCGTTCGTGGCCGAAGCTCAGCGGGCCATCCGTGAACGCATCGAACTACCCCCGGGCTATTTCATCACCTGGGGAGGCCAGTTCGAGCTGCAACAGCAGGCCAACCGGCGGTTGATGCTGGTGATTCCCATTACGTTGCTGATCGTGCTGGTACTTCTTTACAGCACATTCAACTCCGTGCGCAATGCGGCCCTGATCATCCTGAACATTCCCCTGGCGCTGGTGGGTGGCATTTTGGGGCTATGGCTCACCGGTCAACACCTGTCGGTTCCTGCCTCCGTAGGCTTCATTGCGCTCTTTGGCATTGCCCTGGAAAATGGCCTGGTGCTGGTATCTTACATCAATCAGCT